The proteins below are encoded in one region of Plutella xylostella chromosome 13, ilPluXylo3.1, whole genome shotgun sequence:
- the LOC125489356 gene encoding uncharacterized protein LOC125489356, producing the protein MNPSPSLPAGENALAQITVSSRIPDFWKESPRLWFAQFEAVVANQKLADESRYNLVIAKLSREHVEQVSDIVLTHPDTKKYEALKTRLLVVYEESEVRQVQKLLKELELGDQKPSQLLRRMRDLAKKKFNDETLNMLWMGHLPSAVQAILTVSEVKDLEKLAGMADKVVETTRFAEIQELSCMRSSAVPSSSATQATLVEQIAQLTRRLDNMETSRSRGRSVGRNGWKSHRSASRSRDRSERVRRGDPNWMCFYHFRYKGKANKCIQPCAWQKQQESEAGKN; encoded by the coding sequence ATGAACCCTTCTCCGTCACTTCCGGCCGGTGAAAACGCTTTGGCGCAGATCACGGTGTCCAGCAGGATACCGGACTTCTGGAAGGAGTCCCCACGCCTGTGGTTTGCCCAATTCGAGGCGGTGGTGGCCAATCAGAAGCTGGCCGACGAATCACGCTATAACTTAGTGATAGCAAAGCTAAGCCGCGAGCACGTCGAGCAGGTCAGTGATATTGTATTAACACATCCTGACACAAAGAAATACGAAGCGCTTAAAACTCGACTTCTCGTTGTTTATGAGGAGTCTGAAGTTCGACAGGTCCAGAAGCTGCTGAAGGAACTGGAGCTAGGCGACCAGAAACCCTCCCAACTACTCAGGAGGATGCGAGACCTGGCAAAGAAAAAATTCAATGATGAAACATTAAATATGCTGTGGATGGGGCATCTACCATCAGCAGTACAGGCAATTCTGACGGTGAGTGAAGTGAAAGATCTAGAGAAACTGGCTGGCATGGCAGATAAGGTAGTCGAAACGACCCGATTTGCTGAGATCCAGGAGCTGTCATGTATGCGGAGCAGTGCCGTACCCAGTTCATCAGCCACGCAGGCTACCCTCGTTGAGCAGATAGCTCAGCTCACGCGGCGCTTGGACAACATGGAGACGTCGAGGTCAAGAGGCAGGTCAGTTGGTCGTAACGGATGGAAGAGTCATCGCTCTGCGTCACGAAGTCGCGACCGGTCTGAACGCGTAAGGAGAGGAGACCCTAACTGGATGTGCTTCTACCACTTCCGGTACAAAGGAAAGGCCAACAAGTGCATTCAGCCTTGCGCATGGCAGAAGCAGCAGGAGTCAGAAGCAGGAAAAAACTAG